CCTGTTTGTgacttcaaatgaataaatcacGCTTGTATAACTTGTACAATgtcctatttttattttatttgcaaaatTTTACACCACAATACACTAATTAAAAGGACgtattaaaacacaataaagaacaaaataaacaagctGCCACGTCACAAGAAATATAAAGGACGATCTTGGATGTCAGTCCGTATTGTCCAAAAAGCCCAGAAGTGGGTTGAGGGCCAGAAACACAGTCCATGAGGTAAAAACCAGGTGAAGTGGAGGAAGGCCCAAAATGAGTCCCGGTGGATCAGGCACAATGCAATAGCATTCAGTGGTAAACAGTTAACAGTGTAATAAAATACAAGCAATACATTTAATTCTCAGTCTGACACCTCTCTTTGAAAATATGCTCAATGAAGGGTTCCCAGATCTTATAAACTGAAAGTGGGATCCTGACAGAGTGCAGCGGATTTCTTCGAGGTGCAAACTTGAAGCCACGTCATTAcgccatttatttatttatgattgcTGGCTTTGATCTGTCATTTGGAATCAGTCAGGTATCACATTTCTTTCAGGATGCAGATGTTTAGTTACATCAACTCTTTTAGGTCAATAAATATACAGGTTTACTCtaattcttatttatttttaccatttagAAATGCAGTATTTTCAAGGTGCGTATTCCAGTTTTTCCTATGACTTGAGGTTAGGGTTAaaggaaaatatcaaacatgagGACGGCCTTGCCTCTGTGAAATTAAATTCTCACCCTAATAATTTCCTTACAGTCATTAATTTAAAGCAGATTTATCTTGTCCACCATATGCaatggatgaactgatttcaGAGTGGAAACAGTAAAATATGCCAATAACTGTCTGGACTGAGGCGTAAATCAGtggtgtagtggttatcacTAGAAAACAATGAATGTCCCCACACAAGTTGAGACCCAACTTAGGCCCCGCTAACGTTTTTCGCACAAGCCACTAAGACACAAGAGTATATTTAGTCTTCTGGTCTTCGTCGCTTCTGTCCTAGTGTTTATCAAGTTTGGATGTTCATGCTTGTGTATACTTTCTACAGTGGTAATCACAGCAACAAGGTTCTGGGCTCAAACCCCTCTTCATTCAGGGCCTTTGTGTATGTTCGCCCTGTGCCTGTGAGCACTTTCTGTGTgtcctctggcttcctcccacagttcgAAGACCTTAAATTGCCTGGAGGTGTGAATGTGGCCTTGAATAGTGGTTTGTCTCTATATATCAGCGCTGTGATAGACTGGCCCCCTGTCAGGAGTGTACCATGCCTCTCAGCCAATATCAGccctgattggctgcagccAACCCCTATAGGACCCTCATACTGTTACATAATATCCCCACAAGATGGAGCTTTGAGCAGCGTGGAGCACAGTGCAGCTGAGAATTAAACATGTGACATGACATCAAAAAGTCTCCCTCTGTAGAACACACATCAGACAAACACGAAAACAGCTCCGATTTAAACTCAAAATGTGATCTCATTGATTTGACTTTCCACActctaagataagataagataaaataagataagataatcctttattagtcccacaatggggaaatttgcaagcAGCCAGTCAAAAATAAGaatcagtaagtaataataagtaacatgcaatatcCAAgtgtaatgataataatacttaaatgtaaggaaatataaatatatagaaaatatgaatggaataaaaactaataaatacagtgtaaaaacaagaaatatatgTGCAGTGTTAGAATATGTACCTTGAATggatataataatgatatattgcacagttaagagagTTAAACCAGAGTTAAAGTGAAGTCCATTTATCAAGCATTAAGATAAATATCATTCTGCTTTTGTGTTGCATCAGTTGTGCAAAGATAATAGATGACCACAATATTACTGCAGGCACACTTTAGAATATAATAGACAGTATTTATCACTGAGAGTAGAAACACTACTGAATGGTAACATGTGTTGGCACAGATCAGGGACAGACCATTTGATATCCATGTCCTTTTCATACAGCTGGTCTGTTACCTGCGGAGAGATCCTCTTATGTAACGGGTGTGGATGCATCACACGGATAAGACACGCATCTGCTGCTGTCCCACACCAGCCACTGATCCAGCCAGTCAGCTGGCAACCAGCTGGCTTTGTTAAGACAGAGcggaaacacacaaaaaactgagCCATGTAGGGATTTATACATTCAGGATAGGATGTGTCAGATTGTGTTGGTTAAGAAAATATCACAAGGCAGTTTGAGTGTCTCTACTCTGAATTTTGTATCCATTTTTTATCATATCATTTTGGTGAGGATGATACCTCTAAAAGCACATGACCTTTTCACTAATCCGCCTAACAAGCGGGTGAACAGAGCGTATTTACGTGATTTGATGGCACATGAGCACGTTGACATTTGCAGGGTGTTTGTCGTAAAATGTTCAATTTTCAGAAAAATAGTGTGGACTGCTTTTtgtgagaggagagacggagggagtgTGGCTGGTTTTATGTTGATTACAGTGTTACATCACTGCTACTGATCGATGGAGATGAAAACccaagaggaagagaggatgacatttgagatgatgaagaggaattTTGACCTTTACCGCTTAATGACATGCAGAAACTGCCTCCATCTGACTCTGTCCCGCTCTTTTCTTCTGTtccaaacacaatcacacaaaacacaatccaAACTGCTCTCTCTCATTGATTTTGTATGTGATGCTTGACATAACATGAGTAAGACacgaaaaaactgaaatttttcaaaaacaacaatatgcGATGTAGCAGCAAGACCTGAAACCATATGGGGAAGGAAATTTTGCAGCTGTAGGCCTGATTTGCTCTCGTAGAAGGAGGTGGAGTCTAATGTTACACACCCACTCTTATTGATCAGGGagccaataataataacataataacataaataaaaacaatcaataataACTACAATCAAAATAATGAACATGTGacaccttttaaaaatgtagtggagtagaaagtacagatatttgctgagagtaaagtgaaaagtacccaGAAATAAATCATGTACAGACACATGAAAATGTAGTTGAGTACAGTAATAgagtaaatgtatttcatcCCAACACTGTATGACACGCAACAAAGGGCTGCAAATACTCTACAGCAGTTCATGTACGAAAGTTAACTCATATGCTCCCATCTCAAACATCCTCCAGACACGTGCaggtgtatatttttttatattctcagAACTGAAATTGACACGAAGGAGGTTTCAACCCACTTCTAGACCTTTTTATTAACTTTCTTTGTATTTCCTTTCTCAACAACAACATATGTGACATATCGATTTAAACTAATAGAGTCACAATCATATAATGAATGGTTATAAAATTAAATTCACTCACAGTTCCCTTGagcaaatgtgtgcatgtgtgtgtgaatggtttgGACAGAATCACTGAAATGATTTTAGTGCACTTTCATAAACTAACCATCTGTTGCACAAGCTATGCATTTATCATTAATTtaagtagatttaaaaaaacatcaactttaCACAAATGGGTCAAAATGTAGTGATTCCAGGCTGCAGTTATGAAATGATCACAGAGATGAGAACATggggaagacgaggaggaaatTCTTCATCCTGATTATGAAATCTCTGATGCTAATGACCATGACACTAAGCCACAGGGTCAATCAGGAGTTGTTGGTGTGTCTTGAGAGTACGTCTTTACCACAAATTTAGCCGTGAATCTATTCTCCGAATCCACTTTTGTAAGTTCAACAGCAGACAAAGGTTACTGCGCCACACGCATATTTCAAAATGGTTGTGCTTGGTCTCTTATTTAATCAAGGGTGCATTTGCTATTTGAGTAACATTGGCACAGGATGGGAAAGACAACCGtatttgtctgaaaacagcaaagACACTTGCATCAAGCGTTTTGGCACCTTGTGCAGTTTTGCATTGGATGTAAGACAAGACAATGTCAAAGTAAGTTTGAGAAAATTCTTCGTCTCAACAAGACCAAAGCCTTATGTGACCAACTATCAGCtcgtggttgtttgtctgtcttgAAGATGTGTAATCTGAGGGATCGGGAGAGGATGATTAATTCTGTCCACTCAATCAACAGACTTAAACAGATGTTGTCAGGTTTCACTACGGAGAACAACTTAACACGTTTTAATGAGTGAGCCTCTCtctcaccgtgtgtgtgtgtgtgtgtgtttgagctgtcTCAGACGAACTCAGACGGACCTGGTGACCTAAGTGGCGAGTAAACAGCAAAAGATTAAGAGGTCTCTGTTTCTAATCTTTTCTTCCTGCGTCTTCTATTTTGTcgtggattttatttcctgtgcaCTTCTCTTTATCGTTGTATTGATAGCTAGCATAGCACCTTAGGACGAAAGCTGGCTATGTTGTGTATGTGATCATGCTGGCACAACACGTAAGTGTGAGTCCAGCATAAAAGTCTATATGCAAACATTACAATAATTCATTGCTGTAGTGGTTATTTCACTGAAAAGTATAGAAAATCACAACTttgtaaaactgtttttgtAAATCAGGgagaatttcttttttcatgtttgtCATTTCTGAGGCAGAGACGACAACAACACGGAGAAAACTCGAAGGATTCATCATCAACAGCCTGTTACACAATtatgtttgaaatgtaaatgaaaccaATTGGAGGTGACCACTCTATTGAATCCCATGACTGGCGGCAGTGAATCACAGTTTTGTTCTGAGTTTGGCTCTAATTATGCAAACCACCAGCCCTGTGTCATTCTTAGCTCCCCCTGTTCCACGTTAACAGTTCAAAACGTTCctagaaaatacaaacacagtcCCCGCTATTTGCTGGCCTCAGATGCTCCAGTGTGGAGTATTTCAAAGTTAAAACAAGACTAAACACTGGCAACAGCggcctctgcagccacaagtgATAATAACAGGATGCTGTTGAGCTTTAGCAATCAAGTTCATGtacagaaaacaacatcatcatctcagcACAAACTAGAACTTGAGCTGTCCACTCGTTGCAAGTCGGCATTCATTTCTTTAGATTGACTGAAATCATGTGAACCCACAACAACCGTGCACTAAAATGTCGACACTGCAGGAGCTTGTGTCTtcagctctgcctctgtgtgacATAGAGCCGTAAAGAATTACACATGTCTTGTTCCAGCTCATGCCTAAGACACGTGGTGCAAGAGCAAGTGTTAGAGGCACAGAGTGGTAATGAAAGAGTGCAattcagagagagaaacagggatTCTATTTTTGGCCTCCGAACCCAACCAGAGCCGGATGTTTCTTCCAATTAGAGGCACGTGcatcgtaaaaaaaaataatcaagtaGATAGTACAGCCAACATGACTGAACCCCACCCAAAcccaaatatcatttcaaaatgtatatttatgttgtatttattataacatATCATTTTTGTAcattacatacaatatagaGCACAGGTAACATATTTATAGATGCATAGGAAGTTGGTTAAGTGTAAGATAATTATAAATTAATGACTTATGGAGAGGGGGTGAGATTAAATGAGTTTGTACTTCTTCTCACTCCTTTTTGAATATGTAGATTAAATCATTAggtgtttgatttttttccctcatcaCTGGTTGTAAATAATACTTTTGTacaatttattttgttatttacatgtttataataaatacaaatgaatgaatgaatgaaaaggaaatgttgtccaaagtttttgtttcagaaaatgtttccacaactttttccttttccttatTATAAGTCATAcatgttattttaatgtaaaaatagacACATAATGCTGCTTGAAGGGCCTTGTTAAAGGACACATCAGTGGTTGTAATGATGGTGTTTGCTTCAATTTCCGCCACTCAGATGTATCCTGACGATCAGTCATGAGGCCTGGTCTTTAGAAACTTTGACAAGGGTCTCTTGTCCTTAATTGTAACAGTTTCTAAGTCACGTTGACCAAAGCTGTGAAAGTTATCACAATTATAACACTGTACGAAAGGTCGAgttgttgtcatggtaacacaGACAagttgctgtttgtgtgatgaAGTTATAAAATGTGCATCCTTGGTATTTATGCTTTTCATGTTGATAAGAAATGATCAGATTGGACTTCAGGACGTTACATTGACAtacattcatttcctgtaaCAATACTCTCACCTTAACAATAATTATTACTTTCCCAACCCAAACCTTACCCTTTCCCTAAACTTCAAGCACGTCTTCACCTTCAAATTCAGTGTTACATGTTTCTCTTTGTCCCACAATGAAAGAAATTCCCaaaatgtgactgtaaacagatttaggcTCCAGActgaacagaaataaactgtGTGCCAGTGctttcctctgtgtcctgaGTGTCAcaaaaactctctctctctttctctctgtactAAGCCTACTGTggcctcctctgtctgtcttctcacTCGCTGCCCATATATTCCACTCCGGTGTGGAACTTTCCATCAAAGCATCTCGTTAATGATGGAGCACTCTCATGCATCTTTAAGCACTTGACAAGTATCTTCCACTGTGCAGTTTGAGTCCTTTGAACAAACAAATTCACCCACGTTGGTTCTGCCTGCAGGGGCAGGCTGTTCTGTTGTGGGAATGGATCAAGCACATGTCGGTGGTGGACATGGATTCTACTTtctaaaatttaaattaattttaaatggggAACAAGATACTTTTAACTGGACAACTAAGACCAGAAAGAAGCAACAATATCAAAGGTCTCTGCTTGTGCTGActgataaatgaaattattaaacattatttattcaaagaTTACATAAGAAATACCGAAAGTAATCTGGTAGTCTCTATTTCAGAGTTTGGGAAATCCCTTGGATTACATTACCAATTACAATTTTGATGAGGTATCTGGTGACTGTAATGGAATACAATTTTAGTGACCTCTTGTGACCCAACCTTGTTAAGGAGCCAGTCAGATTGACAGGCTGTAGTTAAAACCTCACAGTGCCATGAGAATGTGGGACgctcgaacacacacacagacacacacgcagaaaaaACAGACACTGGGATTAATATCAAAAGCTGCTTTAGTCCTCGCTGATATGATGGATGATATCTGGATTTAAAATTTAGGATGTTGGCTCTGTCCTTTTCAAATTTGAGTTTGAATCTCAATTGAAACAGAAAATTCTTAGAATCGTTTCCTTTTCTAGATTTTGTGTTTCACTTATGGAGAACTCAGCTAGAGATTTTTCAGTTtagacacaacaacaggaaaatgtccggaacatgCAGGCATGCAAGAGGTATCTCCTCTCGAATCTCTGTTATTCCAATTTGACATCTTAGATGACACCTTATAAATGTATGGCACGTCTTTTTTTGACCTGCAGCTTCAGTTACACAAATTACAGGctcagttgtgttttgtgtgtgagagcatgtgtCGTGTGAACATACAGATTTATGTGGGTGGCAGATATCAATTTCACTTGGAGGCTATTTCCACACCCGCTTGCAACCTATCCGTGTGTCTGACAGTCCATTACCAGACAACAGGTAACGTGTGAACTCAAAAATCCCATCTCCTCCCGAGTGTTATtcatccctcctttctctcttttcatcacTGGCACTGTTTTCACTCTTTGTCCTTGGATGTCCCACATGTCCCATGGTCATAATCTGAGACATACATCCATTCATAGTTTAGGGTTCCTGCTATCAGGTTAGAGGAAATGCAACCTGTTTTACTGCAGCAGTTGGAAAACAATATTGGGATCGAGAGAATTCGGAGAGCCAGAAAAATTTTTGTGTTAATGTTCCCAACTCTGCATAATGACACAACAGTTGTGATGAGATACGGAATAAAATCAGCTCTAAAGTTGACTGTGAGTAGGTCTTTGATAATTAGACATTTCTTGCAAATCATTGTtgtaacagttttattttataaacccTCTGAGTAAAACCTACTGCTACACTGTTGTGCACAAAATAAGACAATACTGATATCAACAATTTGaatttatagtatttttttcaatataagATGGAAAACAAGCCtgaaatcaaaatatattttttaacgtCTCTCAGTTCATTCCGCCACTATAATACCACCTAAAGAGATGCATCTATCCCGGATatgatgcttttaaaaatgttcctcaAGTTTTCTTATGGAAACAATAATTAACTATGTTGTAGGTTTGCCCAAAATTTACAGGCATTGAAAATCAAGAACTTGAAAATCAACAATATGAACATGTAATACAAAAGCAATTAATCTCATCACCTTATTGTATCTTCTGAATATTAGTCACAGATAAAGATGTTGATATTAGACACGATCTTACGACTGCTGATTACTTATCCATTTTGTCAACAACATATCTTCCACTTTGTCCCACCAGCTACTTCATAGGAACATGCATGACACAGtttattcattgttattttGTATGAAGAAATTAGATTCACGTTACCTCGTCGGGGGGTCTATTGCTTTTCACACTGCATCACACTTGAAGCAAGAAAAAAAGCTTGTTGGTGACTGTGAAGCAGTTATACTGTTCGTTGAGTTATTCCACAATTTATTGCTTCAAGTCTATGAAGTGAATCTATAGCCTTAGGTTTTAGGAGCCTCCTCAGCCCGAGACAAGGTTCTGAGGTGAGTCCTGAGAGAAGGGTATCGGGTGAAGCTGGCCACCATTAATAGCTCAGACTACTCCTAGTCATCCACAGACTGGCATCCTGTTGTTGTCTGGAAGATCTCCAGTGATACTGTTGATTCACTTGCTTTAATGTGACCTCTAcctttccgtgtgtgtgtgtgtgtgtgtgtgagtgtgtgtatgcgtgtggcACTAACATAACGGTGAAAGCAGAGACAGACTCCTGAGAGTAATGACAAAATCGTATAAAACATGGGGCATTTTCTGGGTTAACACCGACTGAGATAAAGAGAAATTACAAGAACACCGACCCCTCttactttcttcttctgtcacCTGGCGCACGcgcgcacccacacacacacgtttgtacagctgccttagtgaggacactcattggcataatgcagtccctagccccttaccccaACCATCCAtactaaatgcctaaccctaacccttaacctaacctaaacctaattcgaaccctaaccctaaaaccgagtcttaacccccaaacagtccattaaagggggtcacaaagtgaggacctgccaaaaggtcctcactttcccaaaatgtcctcactccgtaggttgtagtggtcctcacaaagatagctgtacaagagcgtgctcacacacacacacccttttgaaaaacatcagacCACATAAAACATGAGGAGACATTATTAAAATTCCAGAATATATTGTATCAACATAACAGTAAGTCATATACTGatatgtacaaatacaaatacagtgtAATGGTCATGTTGTTGTGATAAACCCTCACCCACGTTGTAGTCCTGACAACACAAGGTAATAACTTCAGGCCAGTCTACCTCTGAGTAGTTACTTAACTGGGACTTTACAGACATGGGACTGACATTCATATCATTAAAATGGGCATACTGTATAACCACTGTAATCATCTTTATATCCTTAAAGCTGAAGTATCATCTCCTTGAAGACGCATAtaacactgaaaaaagaaattgttGAACCAACttaaaatatgactttatttGGTAACACACAACTGAAGTTTTTTAACTTCAAATTAAGGTTAACAACTTACACAATAGCTAACTTTAATCTGAAAGAACTCGTGTGTGTTACCAATGAAAGCATTTTTTCTAGGTTGGTGGTAAATTTAATTGGATTTTATGCTCAACCAGAAATCCAGACATTATACAAGACCAAGCTATTTTGAGATAATATCCTTCTGGAGCTAGAATAACATGCAACTTActttcaaacatttcttttataatcAGTAAATacaagatataaaaaaataccaTTTTGACATTGCATTAACACAGCATAATTTACCATTAGTCCTGCAACAGCCCTATAACAGTTCCCTTTATACCCTGTATTCATGGTTATCTTTGGCTTCTCtctactttctgtttttttctgatcaCGTTGTAACTGAAACTTTTATTCTGTCAATATGATGTCCACTGATGATGTTTATACATGAGATCCAAAAGGTATCCGCTTCACAAACAGATTCAATCTTTGCTGTACTTTGGCTACAATAGACTGTATTTCAGGTCAGAATGCATTTCTTTGTTGGACAGCATTTTGGATAATAACTCTCACAATCAAATGCCAGAATGGAGAACAACTTGTACATTTTCAAccaagctgaaataaaaaatacgtATATAAGTATATATGCATGATGATGGGTGTTACAGTAAGATTATGTATGGCGAGTTCAACAGTTTCCTAAATACGTATTTTAAGGCACTCCATTAAATACATAGTGTGAAGTCAGACGACTATAATTAGTGGAGTATTGTTACCCCCGATATGTATCAGAgagaatgaataaatacaatgaaatcgtgagacatttaaaaataaataaataaataaatacagcagaCCTATATCCTAGAAACTATATACAAGATacacattacagaaacatttaattttagatatttgtgttttgcaaTGTTTTCATAAACAACCTTGGTCCTATTTGAGAAGGATTGGCCATCATTCCTATCACTTGATGATTTTGCACATCTGAAGAAAGCTGCATCATCTTTTGGGTGCAATAGATCATCTATACATGTCTCAAGCATCAAAAACTGACTCTCAGTATGGTCATAGTAACATTGTGGAAACTCTATACGgcacatttttaagtttttgttCTAGTAGTTTGCCTCATGATTCACTTGACCTATTGCACGACCTCTTGACCTATCAGTGAAGTAAGCCAGTAATGTTACTGTCATAAACATTATTTGTCAGCTATTGCAGCAGCGGAAAGGTCATTCCCATAAATTGAGCCAAGAAGTTGCTCCATATAACACGCAGGCTGGTGGCATTTAACTCCTctctattattttcattaaatgtgtcTGGTTAAAACCTGTATAACTCTTGTACTTTCATGGCCCTTGAAGAAACTTCAACTCTTCACTctttttaaagttgtgtttcaAGTCTGTGTGTCCAAAATCTCAGCAGTCAAGCTGGTGCGCAAAATGTTATAAGCATTAGGATTAATGGCCAAGATACtacaaataagacaaaaattataaaaacaactttaaacatATATACTGCTGAAATATGACAATAAGGGTCTTTTATGCTTAACAAACAAATTGTCCTAACACAAAGTAAGCTTGTAATATGTTGACATCTTGAACATGACTTGTCTGTTATTTCCAATGTGTCATTCTCATAATAGACACTGAAGAGGCAATCAGGGTATGCCCTgtatttcattataaaacatatttttaaagtttacaaACAACATACCTCACTTAGTCGTTCTTCAACACAAATCATGAAGGTTAAATCTCTGTATATTCTCTATATCTTAAAAATTCTTACACTGCTTTGTGgaagtttcttcttctttttaacagAGTCCTTCAGTTATTTGTTCATCTCCCAAATGCCATTGGGTATATTGAGTGAGGTGTTGCTACCCTGCTTGTTATTTGTCTCAGCCTTCATGTCTTGCTCATTAGCATCTGTCAACGGCAACTtgtcctctgcctctgtctctctatgGTAGAAGTAGTTGAAGTTAGAGACAATAACAGGAACAGGCAAAGCGATGGTCAGCACACCTGCGATGGCACACAGGGTGCCCACCATCTTGCCCCCCATGGTGATGGGACACATGTCCCCATAGCCCACAGTGGTCATGGTAACCACAGCCCACCAGAATCCATCAGGTATGCTGACAAACTGTGTGTTAGGCTCATCTACCTCAGCAAAGTAGATAGCACTGGAGAAAAGGATGACTCcaatgaagaggaaaaagatgaGCAAGCCGAGCTCACGCATACTGGCTTTTAGAGTCTGTCCCAGGATTTGCAGTCCCTTGGAGTGACGTGAGAGTTTAAATATACGAAACACCCTGACAAGGCGGATGATACGAAGAATGGCCAAAGACATGTTCTGCCCTGAGTTTTCCTCTGGCGTTGTGACCATTTCTGTAATCACAGTAACAAAATAGGGGATTATGGATATAATGTCAATGATGTTCATGAGGTTGTGGAAAAATTCCTTTTTGCTGGGACAGACCAAAAACCTCAGACAGAGCTCAAAGAAAAACCAGGTGATGCAGGCGGTCTCAATGACGAAGAAGGGATCAGAGAAAGTTGTGGGATTGGCACCAGGTGGAGCCGTGCTACCTCTGGATTGGTTGAAAGGTTGTAGAACTGTGGGTACAACTGGGTCAGAGTCATCTCTAAATTCCGGAAGAGTTTCCATGCAGAAAATAATGATGGAtatgacaataacaaaaacagacacaagtgCTACACCCCGGGCAGCATTGGAGCTCTCTGGGTACTCAAACAGTAACCAGAATTGCTTGTACATGTCATTAGAAGGTAGAGGTATGTCAACATCCTTTATAAATCCTTCATCTTCTCTGAACTGCTCCAAGGCCTCATTTCCAAGCtcataaaacacaatttcatcTGCAAACACATCAAGGGGAACATTAGCTGGTCGTCTGATCTTACCCCCTGATTGGTAGTAATACAAGATCCCGTCAAAACTGGGTCTGTTCCGATCAAAGAAATACTCGTTCCTCATTGGATCAAAGTACTCCATTCTCTTCAAAGGGTCTCCAAGCAGAGTTTCAGGAAACTGGTCCAATGTTTTGAGCTGCGTCTCAAAACGGAGACCAGCAATGTTGATGATGACTTTCTGTTCTCCATCATCGAGCCCAGGTTTATCGGCGAATAAATCTTCGCAGCACTCCTTAGCAAGCCGATTGAAGATCGTCTCACTCTCCTTAGTGCCCTCACTACTTAGCAGCAATTTCCAGTTGGAGATTATGCTGTCGCAGCTACTGCGCCCCTGCCTGCTTGGGGATGGTATCGTAGGGGACTGGGGCACCACCAGTGTATGTGCTTGTTGAATGGGTGAAGATGAGGTGGATTCCCAAATGCAGGAGGGCACAGTACTGTGGTGGGAGGGTGTAGAGGAAAGTTGAGAAGCTCGCAGAAGGTAGTTGCCGCGTGAGCTGTGGTCCTCTGGGGGTAGGTCCACCGTGAGAGCTGTGGTCTCATCAGCATAGGTGTCCACCTCATCCTCAAGGCTGCCGTCAAGTTCATCCAGGCTCTCAAAGTCTACCAGGGCCACCTCCATGGCTGCAGTTCAGCCAGTGCCAAGCCTTGATACCCCAGGGTaagacaatcacacacactcacacaaatggACAGATTGGCGGCTCAGTCACAGGATTCAGCAGCGGAGAACCAGAGAATCCTGTCGTCAGCACAACCTACACTAAACAGGACGAATTCTCTGTCTTCTCTATCCTTTCCTCCCTCTAACACCTGCGgagtgagagacacagagagaaagaaagttaGTGTCTTCCTGT
The sequence above is drawn from the Hippoglossus hippoglossus isolate fHipHip1 chromosome 7, fHipHip1.pri, whole genome shotgun sequence genome and encodes:
- the LOC117764005 gene encoding potassium voltage-gated channel subfamily A member 10, whose amino-acid sequence is MEVALVDFESLDELDGSLEDEVDTYADETTALTVDLPPEDHSSRGNYLLRASQLSSTPSHHSTVPSCIWESTSSSPIQQAHTLVVPQSPTIPSPSRQGRSSCDSIISNWKLLLSSEGTKESETIFNRLAKECCEDLFADKPGLDDGEQKVIINIAGLRFETQLKTLDQFPETLLGDPLKRMEYFDPMRNEYFFDRNRPSFDGILYYYQSGGKIRRPANVPLDVFADEIVFYELGNEALEQFREDEGFIKDVDIPLPSNDMYKQFWLLFEYPESSNAARGVALVSVFVIVISIIIFCMETLPEFRDDSDPVVPTVLQPFNQSRGSTAPPGANPTTFSDPFFVIETACITWFFFELCLRFLVCPSKKEFFHNLMNIIDIISIIPYFVTVITEMVTTPEENSGQNMSLAILRIIRLVRVFRIFKLSRHSKGLQILGQTLKASMRELGLLIFFLFIGVILFSSAIYFAEVDEPNTQFVSIPDGFWWAVVTMTTVGYGDMCPITMGGKMVGTLCAIAGVLTIALPVPVIVSNFNYFYHRETEAEDKLPLTDANEQDMKAETNNKQGSNTSLNIPNGIWEMNK